The genome window TCGTCGCGGCGAGCGCCAGGTTCATCGTGAAGTTGACCGCCGCGAGCAGCACGACCGGCCGGTTGTCGAACAACAGCGTCCAGCCCAGCCGGAGTTCGGCCAGCGCCGCCCGCGCGCCGGCCGCGCTCGCCGCCACCGCGGTCCGCGGCACGCTGAGCCAACTGACCGCGGCCGCGGCGAACATGCCCGCGGCCAGGCCCAGCAGCCACACCTTGCCCAGCAGGACGACCGCGGCCATCGCGAGCCCCGGCCCCAGCGCGAGCGAGAGCAGCTCCATGTTCTGCACCAAGCCCTGCATCCGGGCCAGGGCCTCGCCCTGGCCCAGCTGCGGGACGACCTTCTCGATCGCCATGTGGATCGGGGCCACCAGCGTGGTCAGCAGCGCCCCGTTGACCATCAGGACCGGAATGCTCCAGCCCGGCTCGGCCAGGCACAGGACGACCGTCGAGGCCAGCACCAGGGCCCGGCCGCAGTTCGCGAACCGGAACAGGCGCGGGCCGCCGTCACGGTCGGCGAGGACCCCGCCGAGCGGGTAGGCGAGCAGGTAGGGCACCCATTCCAGGGCGTAGGCCAGCCCCAGCATCGACACCCGCTTGCTGTCCTGATAGATGATCAGCGGCACTGCGAACAGCACCACCTGTTCCGCCATCAGGCCGACGATGATCCCGGCGGCGAAGAGCAGGATCCGGGCCGACCGGGTCCGCGACGGGTTGGCGCCACTCAGCACGGCGCGTCCGCCGCCGCGGCGGCCCGCTCCCGCTCCCGAACCAGCGGCAGCACCCGGGTGAAGAAGTGCTGCATCTCGTCCCGGGCCGGCCAGCCGGAGAAGATGAACTCGCTGACCCCGGCGGCCTTGTAGCGCATCAGGTAGTCCGCGACCTCCTCGTAGTCCCCGACGATGCACAGCGCCGGACCGCCCCGGTAGGCGACCGCACCGGACCACAGCACCGGCGACATCCAGCCGTGGCCGGCCTCGTCGGCGAGCCGGAAGGAGTTCTTCACGGCCTCGGAGTCGGCCGCCGCCACGAACTGCGCGACCCACTCGCGGTGCGCCTCGTCCGCGCCGCCCATCACCTCGGCCAGGTCGGCCAGCGCCTCCTCGCGGGTGGGCCTGGCCAGGACCTGCATCCGCAGGCCGACCCGACCGCCCCGGGCGAGCAGCGGCCCGACCTCCTGCGCGATCTTCTCCGGGGTGTCGGCGTACCGGAACCAGCAGTCCCCGTACTCCAGGGAGGTGTCCTGGGCGATCTGCGAGGCACCGCTGACGTAGATCTTCGGCCGGCCGCCGCCGTAGTGCGGCAGGCCCAACTGCCCCTGCGCGATGCGGTAGTGCTCGCCCTCGAAGTTGACCGGCTGGTCGTCGCGCCACAGCTCGTGCAGCACGTGCAGGAACTCGCGGGAGCGCTCGTGCCGGCCGTCGTGCGCGACGAAGTCACCGTAGTAGCCCTGCTCGACCGGCGAGATGCCGGAGATCAGGTTCAGCGCGATCCGGCCGCCGGACATCCAGGAGAGGGTGTTGACGATCTGGACGAACAGCGTCGGCGAGAGCAGCCCGGGCCGGTAGGCCAGGATGAACTTGACGTTCTCCGTCTCCCGGACCAGCGCGCCCAGCAGCGGGAGCGGGTCGGGCAGGTCGTAGCTCTGGGCCATCAGCAGCGACTCGACGCCCAGCTTGTCCGCCTCGCGCGCGAAGTCGATCGCGCCCTCCAGGTCCAGGACCCGGAAGTCGTAGCGCTCGGCCGACTTCTTCTGCCCGTCGTCGAGCGCCGATCCCCAGTGGAACCGCAGCTCCCCGGGGCGGACGTCCACGTTCGAGTTCGAGTTCGAGTTCGCGTTCACAGCGCCACCGGCTCACCGTCGAGAACCTCGACCGCCTCGACCGCCTCGACCGCCTCGGCCACCGCTGCCGCCTCGGCGGGCTCGACGTCCACCCGGTAGTGCGCGATCGCCGCCAGCATCGCCGCGTTGACGGACGCCTGGTCCGCCCCGCGCAGCAGGAAGCGGCCACCGGCGTGGTCGTAGCCACCGCTGCCGTCGAAGACGTGCCCCACGGCCGGCAGCGCCTCGCCGTACACCTCGGGCACCGCCTCGACCAGCGACGCCCGGGAGACCACCCGGGCGGGCTGCGCCTGCGGCTCGGGGAACACCAGCCAGCCGCCGGCGGCGGCCTCGGCGGGCAGCACGTGCTCGGCGCTCAGCGGCTTCAGGCCGACGCTGGTGCGGAACGCCTCGCAGTACAGGTCGATCCCGTACAGGTCGCGGTGCACGAAGGGCACGCCGGCGCCGCCCGGCCGCAGGCCGACCTCCAGGAACACCGGTTCCCCGGCGGCGTCGGTGATCAGTTCGAGGTGGAACGGCCCGGTCCACAGCTCCAGCGCGTCCAGGCAGTCGATCGCGAAGCCGGCCAGGTGGTCCCGCAGCGGCCCCGGGTCGAGCAGGGACGAGCCGAGCGGCGCGCCGTGCACGAAGTCGAGGCAGGTGTTCAGGTACTGCGAGACGGTGACGCAGTGGTACTGCCCCTGGACCCTGATCCCGTCGACGTGGAAGATCGGGCCCTCGACGTACTCCTCCACCTCGTGGCCCGGGCTGCTGCCCTCCTCGGCGAGCTCCGCCAGCGCGGCCGCCAACTCCTCCTCGCCGCGCAGCAGTCGCACGCCGCGCGAGGCGGCGCCGTCCTTCGGCTTGAGGATCAGCGGCAGCGGGATGGCTTCGAGCACCTGCTCGGCGGTGGTGTCCGCGGCCAGGCCCAGGAACCGCGGTGCCCGCACCCCGGCGGCCGCGACCCACTCCTTCATCACGGTCTTGTCCCGGAAGCGCTGCACGTACGAGGTGCCCCAGCCCGGGAGCTCCAGCTCCTCGCGGAGCCGGGCGGCGACCTCCAGGTCGAACTCGGAGAGCCCTACGACCCCGGCCAGCGGACCGTGCTCCTCGGCGATCCGGCGGGCCTGCGGCAGCAGGGTCTCCAGCCGCAGGTCGGGGACCACGACGGTGGCCACGGCCCCTTCGCGGTCCAGCGGGTCGAGGGCGTCGGCGGTGGCCAGGTAGGCCAGCCGGAAGCTGCCCTCCGGCAGGAACCGGTGGTACTCGCCGAACTCGTCGTCGAACCGGTTGATGACCAGGAGCAGCGGTTCCTGGCCCGGGACCGGCGGGACGGGCGGCTCGCTCGGGGACTGATCAGGCCAGTGGCAGGACAAAGGTGACTCCATGTGTGATCCGACCGC of Kitasatospora viridis contains these proteins:
- a CDS encoding LLM class flavin-dependent oxidoreductase; this translates as MNANSNSNSNVDVRPGELRFHWGSALDDGQKKSAERYDFRVLDLEGAIDFAREADKLGVESLLMAQSYDLPDPLPLLGALVRETENVKFILAYRPGLLSPTLFVQIVNTLSWMSGGRIALNLISGISPVEQGYYGDFVAHDGRHERSREFLHVLHELWRDDQPVNFEGEHYRIAQGQLGLPHYGGGRPKIYVSGASQIAQDTSLEYGDCWFRYADTPEKIAQEVGPLLARGGRVGLRMQVLARPTREEALADLAEVMGGADEAHREWVAQFVAAADSEAVKNSFRLADEAGHGWMSPVLWSGAVAYRGGPALCIVGDYEEVADYLMRYKAAGVSEFIFSGWPARDEMQHFFTRVLPLVRERERAAAAADAPC
- a CDS encoding ATP-grasp domain-containing protein, with the protein product MESPLSCHWPDQSPSEPPVPPVPGQEPLLLVINRFDDEFGEYHRFLPEGSFRLAYLATADALDPLDREGAVATVVVPDLRLETLLPQARRIAEEHGPLAGVVGLSEFDLEVAARLREELELPGWGTSYVQRFRDKTVMKEWVAAAGVRAPRFLGLAADTTAEQVLEAIPLPLILKPKDGAASRGVRLLRGEEELAAALAELAEEGSSPGHEVEEYVEGPIFHVDGIRVQGQYHCVTVSQYLNTCLDFVHGAPLGSSLLDPGPLRDHLAGFAIDCLDALELWTGPFHLELITDAAGEPVFLEVGLRPGGAGVPFVHRDLYGIDLYCEAFRTSVGLKPLSAEHVLPAEAAAGGWLVFPEPQAQPARVVSRASLVEAVPEVYGEALPAVGHVFDGSGGYDHAGGRFLLRGADQASVNAAMLAAIAHYRVDVEPAEAAAVAEAVEAVEAVEVLDGEPVAL
- a CDS encoding MFS transporter, coding for MLSGANPSRTRSARILLFAAGIIVGLMAEQVVLFAVPLIIYQDSKRVSMLGLAYALEWVPYLLAYPLGGVLADRDGGPRLFRFANCGRALVLASTVVLCLAEPGWSIPVLMVNGALLTTLVAPIHMAIEKVVPQLGQGEALARMQGLVQNMELLSLALGPGLAMAAVVLLGKVWLLGLAAGMFAAAAVSWLSVPRTAVAASAAGARAALAELRLGWTLLFDNRPVVLLAAVNFTMNLALAATMGANAAVVTGVFGQSQSAFGMLNVFAGLAGLLNLAVTPLLLKRYPARVVGAVGFALACCSLLVLGLARSYPVYAIGFVAVEVGVAYYNTFNRTQRVQVIPSEHLGKVMGPFFLINVLAFPIGGLLISTVGSWAGPQHLVAALAVLLAAVGAVLVPLTARSLARSIAGRERSPADTSDTLHTLKDTVADTLTDALVESEAKA